GCAGCGGGTCGCCATCGCGCGCGCCCTGGCGATGGAGCCGGCGGTCATGCTGTTCGACGAGGCGACCTCCGCACTCGATCCCGAGCTGGTCAAGGGCATTCTCAACGTGATGCGCGATCTCGCGCTGTCGGGAATGACGATGCTGGTGGTGACCCACGAGATGCGCTTCGCCCGCGAGGTGGCCGGCGAGGTGGTCTTCATGGATCGCGGCCGGATCGTCGAGACGGGCGCGCCGGACCGCCTGTTCGATCATCCCGGGACCGCGCGGCTGCAACAGTTTCTCGACCAGGTTCTCTGATCCCCGCCCACAGGAATATGCCCATGACCGAGAACGTCCCCCCACCCGCGCCGGCCGAGATCGCGGCGCTGTTCAGCCGCCAGTCGGTCTGGCAGTCCTGGCTCGATGTCGAGTCCGCACTCGCCGCGACGCAGGCGGAGCTCGGCATGATCCCGGCGGAGGCGGCGCGCGAGATCGCCGCGCGGGCGCGGCTGGAGACGATCGGCGAGGCGGCGCTGGCGGCGGATATCGCCAAGACGCGCGCGCCGGTGGTCTCGCTGGTTCGGCTGCTCTCGCGCGCTTGCGCGGGCGAGGCCGGCGGCTTCGTTCACTGGGGGGCGACGACGCAGAACGTGGTGCAGACCGGCCGGGTCCTGCTGATGCGCCGGGCGCACGCGGCACTGATGCGCCGGCTCGCCGCGATCCTCGACCGGCTCGCCGGCTTCGCCGAGGCCGAGGCCGGGACGGTGACGGTGGCCCGCACCAATATCCGCCACGCCTTGCCGATCACCTTCGGCTTCAAGGCAGGGGGCTGGATCGAGGAATTTCTCCGCCATGAGGAGCGGTTCCGCGAGGCGGCACCGCGCGTCTTCCGCGCGCAATGGGGCGGCGCGGTGGGAGCAATGCATGCGGTGGGCGAGGCCGGACCCGAGCTGAACCGCCGGCTCGCGGCGCGGCTCGGGCTCGGCTGGCACGAGATCCCCTCGCGCGCCGGGCTCGACACCTTCGCCGAATACGTCCTGCTCCTCGGGATGTTCGCGGCGACCTGCGGCAAGATCGCACGGGATCTCTACGTGATGATGTCGGACGAGTTCGGCGAGGTCATCGAGGATCTCGGCGAGGAGGTGATTGGCTCGTCGACCATGCCGCACAAGGTGAACTCGAAGATCGCGGTGCATGTGATCGCGCTTTCGGCGCGGGTGCGCGCGCAGGTGCCGCTGGCGCTGGAGGCGATGCAGCCGAGTTTCGAGGGCGATGGCGCGAACAACCAGATGCTCTCGGCGCTGATCGACCAGGCCTGCCCGCTGGCCTACGAACTGGCGGCGCAGATGGATGAACTGCTGGCGGCGATCCGGCTGCGGCCGGCGGCGATCGGGCGCAACCTCGCGATGTCGGGCGCGTTCATGGCCTCCGAGAATGCGATGATGGCGCTGGCGCCGCTGCTCGGCCGAACCGTGGCGCACGATATCGTCCATCAGGCGATTGCCGAAGCGGTGGAAACCGGCGGGGATCTTGCGACGCTGATCGCCGCTGCCCCCGATGCGGCCGGGCGCTTCGATGCCGCGATGGTCAGGGACGCGCTCGACCCTTCGTCCTATATCGGCCAGAGCGTCGCGCTGGCGCGCGGAATGGTCGGCCCGGCGCGGGCGGCGGCGGCGCGGCTGCGCGACAGGGCGAATGGCTCCGCGTCGACGGGGCCGCTGGCCTGACGAACCGGCTCCCGCCTGGCGCCGCCGGGCCGCGGCCTCGGAGTGCGCCGGGCCGGGAACCTGCCGGCGGTCACGCACGGTCCCGCCGGCTCGAGGCCCTCACCCATACGAATTCACCCGCAGGCGATGGAGGGAGAGCCGGGCCGATTCATCATCGGCCCGATCCACCAGATTCAAAGTGGACAGTAAAAAACAATCGTTCAGCGGCCTGCTTGTCCCTGAAATTCATCCACGAATTTCAGGGGCGGGACACTAGGCCCCGCGCGGCGGCGTGCCGGCGCGGGCGATGGGGGCGACGAATTGCGGCTCGGTGTCCCAGGGGAACAGGATCCAGGTGTCCTGCGAGACCTCGGTGATGAAGGTGTCGACCAGCGCCTTGCCGGCCGGCTTGGCGTAGACGGTGGCGAAATGGGCGCGGGGGAGAAGCTGGCGCACCTCGCGCGCGGTGGTGCCGGTATCGACCAGATCGTCGATGATCAGGAAGCCCGCGCCGTCGCCGGCGGCGGTGGGCGGCTTGGTGATGGTGGGCTTGCCGATCCGCTCCTCGTCATAGGTGACGATGCTGACGGTCTCGATCAGGCGGCATTCCAGCTCGCGGGCGACGATGGCGGCCGGGATGAGCCCGCCGCGGGTGATCGCGACGATGCCATCGAACGGCGCCAGCGCGTTGAGCCGCCAGGCCAGCGCCTTGGAGTCGCGGTGAAGC
This genomic interval from Acidiphilium multivorum AIU301 contains the following:
- the gpt gene encoding xanthine phosphoribosyltransferase, which gives rise to MATHYYTVSWDQLHRDSKALAWRLNALAPFDGIVAITRGGLIPAAIVARELECRLIETVSIVTYDEERIGKPTITKPPTAAGDGAGFLIIDDLVDTGTTAREVRQLLPRAHFATVYAKPAGKALVDTFITEVSQDTWILFPWDTEPQFVAPIARAGTPPRGA
- a CDS encoding lyase family protein, which translates into the protein MTENVPPPAPAEIAALFSRQSVWQSWLDVESALAATQAELGMIPAEAAREIAARARLETIGEAALAADIAKTRAPVVSLVRLLSRACAGEAGGFVHWGATTQNVVQTGRVLLMRRAHAALMRRLAAILDRLAGFAEAEAGTVTVARTNIRHALPITFGFKAGGWIEEFLRHEERFREAAPRVFRAQWGGAVGAMHAVGEAGPELNRRLAARLGLGWHEIPSRAGLDTFAEYVLLLGMFAATCGKIARDLYVMMSDEFGEVIEDLGEEVIGSSTMPHKVNSKIAVHVIALSARVRAQVPLALEAMQPSFEGDGANNQMLSALIDQACPLAYELAAQMDELLAAIRLRPAAIGRNLAMSGAFMASENAMMALAPLLGRTVAHDIVHQAIAEAVETGGDLATLIAAAPDAAGRFDAAMVRDALDPSSYIGQSVALARGMVGPARAAAARLRDRANGSASTGPLA